A window of Sporanaerobacter acetigenes DSM 13106 contains these coding sequences:
- a CDS encoding zinc ribbon domain-containing protein, translated as MDQLELLWELQKHDEKLKKIKAKLEELAKKGHIENMTIKIQNLELQLERRKKSIDESDKKLNKNSEILRDLNFQLDEIEKELYSGTITDLKQLDYMDKESKNIRKDINDVEIEIISLMEEIENFKIDIGKIEVEYENIKEEFKRYAEEYKKVTDELRQNAKEEIDYIYEISSKLEKGIYEKYKNIKNNKEKVMAEIIGDECSGCHMILPTYLINKVKESHEIVQCENCGRILYFVDNSQKLPLQ; from the coding sequence ATGGATCAATTAGAATTGTTGTGGGAACTTCAAAAACACGATGAAAAATTAAAAAAAATAAAAGCGAAGTTAGAGGAATTGGCTAAAAAAGGTCATATAGAAAATATGACTATTAAAATTCAAAATTTAGAATTACAGTTAGAGCGTAGAAAAAAAAGCATAGATGAAAGTGATAAAAAGTTAAATAAAAACAGTGAAATATTGAGGGATTTAAATTTTCAATTGGATGAAATTGAGAAAGAGCTATATAGTGGAACTATTACAGATTTAAAACAATTAGATTATATGGACAAAGAAAGCAAAAATATAAGAAAAGACATAAATGATGTAGAAATTGAGATAATATCTTTAATGGAAGAAATAGAAAATTTTAAAATTGACATAGGAAAGATAGAAGTTGAATACGAAAATATTAAAGAAGAATTTAAAAGATATGCTGAAGAATACAAGAAGGTTACCGATGAACTAAGGCAAAATGCAAAAGAAGAAATTGATTATATATATGAAATATCTTCAAAGCTAGAAAAGGGTATATATGAAAAATATAAAAATATTAAAAATAACAAGGAAAAGGTTATGGCAGAAATCATAGGAGATGAATGCAGTGGATGTCATATGATATTGCCAACTTACTTAATAAATAAAGTAAAAGAGAGTCATGAAATAGTTCAATGTGAAAATTGTGGTAGAATTTTATACTTTGTAGATAATTCACAAAAATTACCTTTGCAATAG
- the dnaG gene encoding DNA primase: protein MSYLINDEIIERVRSSSDIVEIISQYINLKRTGSNYVGLCPFHDEKTPSFSVSPTKQFYHCFGCGESGDVISFIMKEENLSFPEAVKFLADKSGIIIEENENKTNVEFMKKKKLLYSINRETARFFYYSLKSNAKALSYLKKRAVSEKSIKTYGLGFADGRWDSLHNYLVKKGFKEENLEMAGLIIKKKGKNGYYDRFRNRIMFPIMDTRGNVIAFGGRSIDSSNPKYLNSPETIVFSKRNNLYGLNILNKESDRKKVVLVEGYMDVVSLYNSGVDYAVASLGTAFTPEQGKMLARYKDEIYICYDSDTAGINAANRALDLLKEEGINAKVLILPTGFDPDDFIKEYGREKFENLFQNGLNYIDFKIYFYKKKYNLDDSNEKIMFTKDMGKFLKGIKSPVERDVYLDKIAKETGISSEVIKSEYKMIPKDKYINANYRNNKDKIIPVKNILEPAHLKAEKSIIFLILKDKKKFLKIKNRLNSEDFMNFECRELAKFIFDFYEKNEDMNIYSIYEHFDGRDDIDSEKIKEILNLDINIEEGEMDKVIEDLIETILYSKLKIKRKEISEEINEIDKKTDKTERDVEKFRQLCLQILEIDRELNLHQ from the coding sequence ATGAGTTATTTAATAAATGATGAAATAATAGAAAGGGTTCGTTCAAGTAGTGATATTGTTGAGATAATATCTCAATATATAAATTTAAAAAGGACAGGCTCGAATTATGTGGGATTGTGTCCATTTCACGATGAAAAGACACCATCATTTTCAGTATCACCTACAAAACAATTTTATCATTGCTTTGGTTGTGGAGAAAGTGGAGATGTTATTTCTTTTATTATGAAAGAAGAAAATTTATCTTTTCCTGAAGCAGTGAAATTTTTAGCAGATAAATCAGGAATAATTATAGAGGAAAATGAAAACAAAACAAATGTTGAATTTATGAAGAAAAAGAAGCTTTTATATAGTATAAATAGGGAAACTGCTAGGTTTTTTTATTATAGTTTAAAATCTAATGCGAAGGCTTTATCTTATTTAAAAAAGAGAGCTGTAAGTGAAAAATCTATAAAGACTTATGGACTGGGTTTTGCAGATGGCAGATGGGATAGCTTGCATAATTATTTAGTAAAAAAAGGATTTAAAGAAGAAAATTTAGAAATGGCTGGATTAATAATCAAGAAAAAAGGTAAAAATGGTTATTATGACAGGTTCAGAAATAGAATTATGTTCCCTATTATGGATACTAGAGGCAATGTTATAGCGTTTGGTGGAAGATCTATTGATTCTTCAAATCCTAAATACTTAAATTCTCCTGAAACAATTGTTTTTTCTAAAAGGAATAATTTATATGGATTAAATATTTTAAATAAGGAATCTGATAGAAAAAAAGTGGTTCTTGTAGAAGGCTATATGGATGTAGTTTCACTATATAATAGCGGAGTAGATTATGCAGTAGCCAGTCTTGGAACGGCTTTTACACCTGAGCAAGGGAAGATGCTTGCTAGATATAAAGATGAAATTTATATATGTTATGATTCTGATACAGCTGGAATCAATGCTGCAAATAGAGCCTTAGATTTGTTAAAAGAAGAAGGAATAAATGCTAAAGTGTTGATATTACCTACGGGTTTTGATCCTGATGATTTCATAAAGGAGTATGGAAGAGAAAAGTTTGAAAACTTATTTCAAAATGGTTTAAATTATATTGATTTTAAAATATATTTCTATAAAAAAAAATATAATCTAGATGATTCTAATGAAAAGATTATGTTTACAAAAGATATGGGAAAGTTTTTGAAGGGAATTAAAAGCCCTGTAGAAAGAGATGTATATTTAGACAAGATTGCCAAGGAAACAGGAATATCAAGTGAAGTAATAAAAAGTGAATACAAAATGATTCCAAAGGACAAGTATATAAATGCTAATTATAGAAATAATAAAGATAAAATAATTCCCGTAAAAAATATTTTAGAGCCTGCTCATCTTAAAGCAGAAAAGAGTATTATATTTTTAATATTAAAAGACAAGAAGAAATTTTTAAAAATTAAAAACAGATTGAACTCAGAAGATTTTATGAATTTTGAATGCAGAGAGTTAGCCAAGTTTATTTTTGACTTTTATGAAAAAAATGAAGATATGAATATATATAGTATTTATGAACATTTTGATGGGAGAGATGACATAGATAGTGAAAAGATAAAAGAAATTTTAAACTTGGATATAAATATAGAAGAAGGGGAAATGGATAAAGTTATAGAAGATTTAATAGAAACTATTCTTTATTCTAAATTGAAAATAAAAAGAAAAGAAATATCGGAAGAAATAAATGAAATTGATAAAAAAACAGATAAAACTGAAAGGGATGTTGAAAAATTCAGACAATTATGTTTACAAATATTAGAAATAGACAGAGAGTTGAACTTGCACCAATAG
- a CDS encoding tRNA (adenine(22)-N(1))-methyltransferase — MKLSPRLLGIATFVKNHSIVADIGTDHGYIPAYLIEKNISKKVIANDISKGSLKKAEEIIEELGYEENIEARLGNGLEVLKPFEADTVIIAGMGGPLIIDIIKSNAQIAETINDFILQPMIAADELRRYLYNNNFKIIDEKIIKEGDKHYEIIYAKHGKDCIEDEIYYELSKILVDKRDLQMKEYIQYKIKKTENILEKLDSEESEKAVERKKELIEKLGKYKEVLRCYESF, encoded by the coding sequence ATGAAGCTATCTCCAAGACTTTTAGGTATTGCGACTTTTGTTAAAAATCATTCTATAGTAGCCGATATAGGTACAGATCATGGGTATATACCAGCATATTTAATTGAGAAAAATATAAGTAAAAAGGTTATAGCTAATGATATAAGTAAAGGTTCTTTAAAAAAAGCAGAAGAAATTATTGAAGAATTGGGATATGAAGAAAATATAGAAGCTAGATTAGGTAATGGCTTAGAGGTTTTAAAACCTTTTGAAGCGGATACTGTCATAATTGCTGGAATGGGAGGACCACTCATCATAGATATAATCAAGTCTAATGCACAAATAGCTGAAACTATAAATGATTTTATTTTACAGCCTATGATTGCTGCTGATGAACTGAGAAGATATTTATATAACAACAATTTTAAGATAATAGATGAAAAAATAATTAAAGAGGGAGATAAACATTATGAGATAATATATGCAAAGCATGGAAAGGATTGTATAGAAGATGAGATATATTATGAATTAAGTAAGATATTAGTTGATAAAAGAGATTTACAAATGAAGGAATACATACAATATAAAATTAAAAAGACTGAAAACATTCTTGAAAAATTAGATAGTGAAGAATCAGAAAAAGCTGTGGAAAGAAAAAAAGAGCTTATTGAAAAATTGGGGAAATATAAAGAGGTGTTAAGATGCTATGAAAGCTTTTGA
- the glyS gene encoding glycine--tRNA ligase subunit beta — MSNKYLLEIGVEEMPARFVKNTLEQMKNYTTKLLKNERIEFQEIKLNSTPRRLVLLIDGLAENQEDLKEVVKGPSKKIAFDKDGNPTKALEGFVRGQGASLDDVFLQEHNGEEYVYVNKVKEGKLVEDILKENMANMIKSISFPKSMKWGGKNLRFARPIRWILSMLNDKVVEFDLEGIVASNITRGHRFLGSSHIEIGNVDEYISKLKENYVIVDANTRKEKIKYGCEKLAREKGGNILQDEGLLDEITNIVEYPTPIIGRIKEEYLELPKEVVITPMKEHQRYFPVIDDKKRLLPYFITVRNGNEDHIDMVIKGNEKVIGARLEDAKFFFNEDKKEPLENCVESLKDIVFQEKLGTLYDKTIRIQKLAVKIGNYLEVGEETAKNIERAGYLSKADLVTKMVDEFTELQGVMGREYAKISGENEITSLAIYEQYLPRYAGDELPTTTAGAVLSIADKLDTIAGCFAIGIQPTGSQDPYGLRRQALGIINIILDKKLNLSLGELIDFALYIYVEENGLAFDYNQVKGDILEFFNGRIKNMFIDMGFRYDIVDAILATGIDDVFDMKLRADKLNTWLNKEELNDILQAFNRVKTLADKSETNEVKRDLLVEKEEIRLYETFNIVEEKVIASLNKKEYDRALDYMISLKEPIDSFFDNVMVMVEDEKIKHNRLGLVRKISDTMLMICDLSKIVNK; from the coding sequence ATGAGTAATAAATACTTATTAGAAATTGGAGTAGAAGAAATGCCTGCAAGGTTTGTAAAAAACACTTTAGAGCAGATGAAAAATTATACTACAAAATTACTTAAAAATGAGAGAATTGAATTTCAAGAAATAAAGTTGAATTCAACACCAAGAAGATTGGTACTTCTAATAGACGGTTTGGCAGAAAATCAAGAGGATCTAAAAGAAGTAGTTAAGGGACCATCAAAAAAAATAGCTTTTGATAAAGACGGAAACCCAACAAAAGCCTTAGAAGGTTTTGTGAGGGGCCAAGGAGCTAGTTTGGATGATGTATTTTTACAAGAACATAATGGAGAAGAATATGTATATGTAAATAAGGTTAAAGAAGGAAAACTCGTAGAAGATATATTAAAAGAAAATATGGCTAATATGATAAAATCTATATCTTTTCCTAAATCTATGAAATGGGGAGGCAAAAATTTACGTTTTGCAAGGCCTATTAGATGGATATTATCAATGTTGAATGATAAAGTTGTAGAATTTGATTTGGAAGGAATAGTTGCTTCAAATATAACTAGGGGTCACAGATTTTTAGGTAGTAGTCATATAGAAATAGGAAATGTAGATGAGTATATTTCAAAACTAAAAGAAAATTATGTAATAGTTGATGCAAATACAAGAAAAGAAAAAATAAAATATGGTTGTGAGAAACTAGCTAGAGAAAAAGGCGGGAATATATTGCAAGATGAAGGGCTACTAGATGAAATAACTAATATAGTAGAATATCCAACACCAATTATAGGTAGAATAAAAGAGGAATATTTGGAACTACCTAAAGAAGTAGTCATTACTCCTATGAAAGAACATCAGAGATATTTTCCGGTGATAGATGACAAAAAAAGATTGCTGCCATATTTTATAACTGTAAGAAATGGAAATGAAGATCATATAGATATGGTTATAAAGGGAAATGAAAAAGTAATAGGTGCAAGGTTAGAAGATGCAAAGTTTTTCTTTAATGAAGATAAGAAAGAGCCTCTAGAAAATTGTGTAGAAAGTTTAAAAGATATTGTATTTCAAGAAAAATTGGGAACTCTCTATGACAAAACTATTAGAATTCAAAAGTTAGCAGTTAAAATTGGCAATTATCTTGAGGTAGGAGAAGAAACAGCAAAAAATATTGAAAGAGCAGGATATTTATCAAAAGCCGATTTAGTGACTAAAATGGTAGATGAATTTACTGAACTTCAAGGAGTCATGGGTAGGGAATATGCAAAGATATCAGGAGAAAATGAGATAACAAGCTTAGCCATATATGAGCAATATCTTCCTAGATATGCTGGAGATGAACTTCCAACAACTACAGCAGGAGCTGTTTTAAGCATTGCTGATAAGTTAGATACCATTGCCGGATGTTTTGCCATAGGAATTCAGCCGACGGGTTCTCAAGACCCTTATGGACTAAGAAGGCAGGCTTTAGGTATAATAAATATAATATTAGATAAAAAATTGAATCTTTCATTAGGAGAACTAATAGATTTTGCACTATATATTTATGTAGAAGAAAATGGATTAGCTTTTGATTACAATCAAGTAAAAGGGGACATATTGGAGTTTTTCAATGGAAGGATAAAAAATATGTTTATAGATATGGGCTTTAGATATGATATAGTAGATGCTATATTAGCTACAGGAATAGATGATGTATTCGATATGAAACTTAGAGCAGATAAGTTAAATACATGGTTAAATAAAGAAGAATTAAATGATATACTTCAGGCTTTCAATAGAGTAAAGACATTAGCTGATAAATCAGAAACTAATGAAGTTAAAAGAGATTTATTAGTGGAGAAAGAAGAAATAAGACTTTATGAGACATTTAATATTGTTGAAGAGAAAGTAATAGCCTCTCTTAACAAAAAAGAATATGATAGAGCACTAGATTATATGATTTCTCTCAAAGAACCTATTGATAGTTTCTTTGACAATGTAATGGTAATGGTTGAGGATGAAAAAATAAAGCACAATAGATTAGGACTTGTAAGAAAAATATCTGATACCATGCTTATGATTTGTGATTTATCAAAAATAGTAAACAAGTAA
- the rpoD gene encoding RNA polymerase sigma factor RpoD — protein MEKDKNKKEKIDAVKALISKGKKQGMLTYKEIMDSLEEIDMDSEQIDEVYQSLEDMGIDIVGEKDDEILLENDEENDEDVPDIKEEDLSVPKGVSVDDPVRMYLKEIGKIPLLTAEEEIELAKRMEAGDEEAKKRLAEANLRLVVSIAKRYVGRGMLFLDLIQEGNLGLMKAVEKFDYKKGYKFSTYATWWIRQAITRAIADQARTIRIPVHMVETINKLMRVSRQLVQELGRDPTPEEVAKEMNMDVEKVREIMKIAQEPVSLETPIGEEEDSHLGDFIPDDEAQAPAEAATYTLLKEQLLDVLDTLTPREQKVLRLRFGLDDGRARTLEEVGKEFDVTRERIRQIEAKALRKLRHPSRSKKLKDFLE, from the coding sequence ATGGAAAAAGATAAAAATAAAAAAGAAAAAATAGATGCTGTAAAAGCTTTGATAAGCAAAGGGAAAAAACAAGGGATGCTTACCTATAAAGAAATAATGGATAGTTTAGAAGAAATAGATATGGATTCTGAACAAATAGATGAAGTATATCAAAGCTTGGAAGATATGGGGATAGATATAGTTGGTGAAAAAGATGATGAGATTTTATTGGAAAATGATGAGGAAAATGATGAAGATGTTCCAGATATAAAAGAAGAGGATTTGTCAGTTCCAAAAGGAGTTAGTGTAGACGATCCAGTTAGAATGTATTTAAAGGAAATAGGGAAAATACCACTTCTTACAGCTGAAGAAGAGATAGAATTGGCAAAGAGGATGGAAGCTGGAGATGAAGAAGCTAAAAAGCGACTTGCTGAAGCAAATTTAAGACTTGTAGTTAGCATTGCCAAGAGATATGTAGGAAGGGGTATGTTGTTCCTTGATTTAATACAAGAAGGCAATCTAGGACTTATGAAAGCTGTAGAGAAATTTGACTATAAAAAGGGATATAAATTTAGCACATATGCTACTTGGTGGATACGACAGGCTATCACTAGAGCTATTGCTGATCAGGCAAGGACTATAAGGATACCAGTTCATATGGTAGAAACAATAAATAAGCTTATGAGAGTATCCAGACAATTAGTGCAAGAATTGGGTAGGGATCCTACTCCAGAAGAAGTTGCTAAAGAAATGAACATGGATGTGGAAAAAGTAAGAGAAATTATGAAGATAGCACAAGAACCAGTTTCGTTGGAAACACCTATTGGCGAAGAAGAAGATAGCCATTTAGGAGATTTTATACCTGATGATGAAGCACAAGCACCAGCAGAAGCTGCTACTTATACTCTCTTAAAAGAACAATTGCTAGATGTATTAGATACTCTTACACCAAGGGAACAAAAAGTTTTGAGACTTAGATTTGGTTTAGATGATGGAAGAGCAAGAACTCTAGAAGAAGTAGGAAAAGAATTTGATGTAACAAGAGAGAGAATTAGACAAATAGAGGCTAAAGCATTGAGAAAACTTAGGCATCCAAGTAGAAGTAAAAAATTAAAAGATTTTTTAGAATAA
- a CDS encoding Nif3-like dinuclear metal center hexameric protein codes for MKAFDIMNIMNKWAPSYLVDSWDHTGFQIGNCDKEVERILVSLDLDVNTYEKAVKENVDMIITHHPILFNPIYEITTNNYKGKLICDLIKKDIVVYNAHTNLDVAIGGINDVLAELLGLEDVEVLETSYEGLDGILYGYGRVGNIEEIDLYEFLDIVKEKLDAENLLVYGETDKNIGRIALCSGSGGDFISAAYKSGADLYLTSDIKYHEAQLANELGIILIDGNHFNTEKVILPIIKKKILKESNKNVEVFIHEKSTAPFKIY; via the coding sequence ATGAAAGCTTTTGATATAATGAATATTATGAATAAGTGGGCACCATCTTATTTAGTGGATAGTTGGGATCATACGGGATTTCAGATAGGAAATTGTGATAAAGAGGTAGAAAGAATACTTGTATCTTTGGATTTAGATGTAAATACATACGAAAAAGCTGTAAAAGAAAATGTAGACATGATCATTACTCATCATCCAATTTTATTTAACCCTATTTATGAAATAACTACAAATAATTATAAAGGAAAACTTATATGTGATCTTATAAAAAAAGATATAGTGGTATATAATGCTCATACAAATTTGGATGTAGCAATTGGAGGAATAAATGATGTATTAGCAGAACTATTGGGGCTAGAAGATGTGGAAGTACTGGAGACATCTTATGAAGGATTAGATGGCATTCTGTATGGCTATGGAAGAGTAGGAAATATAGAAGAAATAGATCTTTATGAGTTTTTAGATATTGTAAAAGAAAAGTTAGATGCTGAGAATTTATTGGTATATGGAGAAACAGATAAGAACATTGGAAGAATTGCTTTATGCAGTGGAAGTGGAGGAGATTTTATATCTGCTGCTTACAAGAGTGGAGCAGATTTATATTTGACTAGTGATATAAAATATCATGAAGCACAATTAGCCAATGAATTAGGTATTATACTTATAGATGGAAATCACTTCAATACTGAAAAAGTTATACTACCTATTATTAAGAAAAAAATTTTGAAAGAAAGCAACAAAAATGTAGAGGTGTTTATACACGAAAAAAGTACCGCTCCATTCAAAATATATTGA
- a CDS encoding pyruvate, water dikinase regulatory protein has protein sequence MDGNVVVYILSDSIGETGEQVAKAAVSQFNTEKYEVRRFPYVTEEEQIIEILEEAKEERSIIVFTIVIERLKKFIVEKSKEYNIPAVDLMSPILDAIETVVGFEPKRESGLIRKLDEQYFKKVEAVEFAVKYDDGKDTRGIKKADIVLVGVSRTSKTPLSMYLAHKNFKVANVPLVPEVPAPAELFEKDTKRVFGLIANSQKLNEIRQERLKALGLSNNANYASISRIEEELEYSKKIMEKLQCKVIDVSNKAVEETAGIILEIMKHNFGDDYGK, from the coding sequence ATGGATGGAAATGTAGTAGTTTATATTTTGTCAGATTCCATTGGAGAAACAGGTGAACAGGTTGCAAAAGCTGCTGTGAGTCAATTCAATACAGAAAAATATGAAGTCAGAAGATTTCCATATGTGACTGAAGAAGAACAAATAATAGAAATACTTGAAGAAGCTAAAGAAGAAAGAAGCATTATAGTTTTTACTATTGTTATAGAGAGGCTAAAAAAATTCATTGTGGAAAAATCAAAAGAATATAACATACCAGCTGTAGATTTGATGAGCCCCATATTAGATGCTATAGAAACTGTAGTTGGATTTGAGCCAAAAAGAGAATCAGGTCTTATAAGAAAATTAGATGAACAATATTTTAAAAAAGTTGAGGCGGTTGAATTTGCAGTTAAATATGATGATGGAAAAGACACAAGAGGTATAAAAAAGGCAGATATAGTTTTAGTTGGTGTATCTAGGACTTCTAAAACGCCACTTAGTATGTATCTAGCGCATAAAAATTTTAAAGTAGCTAATGTGCCACTGGTACCTGAAGTGCCTGCACCAGCAGAACTTTTTGAAAAGGATACGAAAAGAGTTTTTGGGTTGATTGCAAATTCCCAAAAACTCAATGAAATAAGACAAGAAAGATTAAAAGCTCTTGGACTTAGCAATAATGCCAATTATGCAAGTATTTCGAGGATAGAAGAAGAACTTGAATATTCGAAAAAGATAATGGAGAAGTTGCAATGTAAAGTCATAGATGTTTCCAATAAGGCGGTAGAAGAAACAGCAGGGATAATATTGGAAATAATGAAACACAATTTTGGAGATGATTATGGAAAATAG
- a CDS encoding deoxyguanosinetriphosphate triphosphohydrolase, translated as MNIRFKTEEIERTILSQYATLSSETKGRMTLEDKCEIRTDFQRDRDRIIHSKAFRRLKHKTQVFISPGGDHYRTRLTHTLEVAQISRTISRALRLNEDLTEAIALGHDLGHTPFGHTGEKVLNELHPGGFRHNEQSLRVVDYLEHDDHRVGLNLTYEVRDGILNHTGKNFPHTLEGIVVRRADRIAYINHDIDDAIRANIIRNEDLPKDCIKILGKSHGERINTMILDIIECSIDSPQISTSDEVEYYTKKLREFMFEKVYLNKNAKSEEEKAKYVITELYDYYLSYPDKLSVIDKKFYEEKKLSKEDMICDYIAGMTDRYAINLFYNIFIPKPWEKY; from the coding sequence ATGAATATACGATTTAAAACTGAAGAAATTGAAAGAACAATTCTTTCTCAATATGCTACTTTGAGTTCAGAAACAAAGGGGAGAATGACTTTAGAAGACAAATGTGAAATTAGAACAGATTTTCAACGAGATAGAGATAGAATTATACATTCAAAAGCCTTTAGAAGGTTAAAACACAAGACGCAAGTATTTATATCTCCTGGAGGCGATCATTACAGAACAAGGCTTACTCATACATTGGAAGTAGCTCAAATTTCCAGAACAATATCTAGAGCCCTTAGATTAAACGAAGATTTAACTGAAGCTATAGCACTAGGACATGATTTAGGGCATACACCATTTGGCCACACAGGAGAAAAAGTACTAAATGAGCTTCATCCCGGAGGATTTAGGCACAATGAGCAAAGTTTGAGGGTAGTGGATTATTTAGAACATGATGACCATAGGGTTGGATTAAATCTAACATATGAGGTAAGGGATGGTATACTTAATCATACGGGAAAAAATTTTCCTCATACTTTAGAAGGCATAGTAGTTAGAAGAGCAGATAGAATAGCTTATATAAATCATGATATAGATGATGCTATTAGGGCAAATATTATAAGAAATGAAGATTTACCTAAGGACTGCATAAAGATATTAGGGAAAAGTCATGGGGAAAGAATCAATACTATGATATTGGATATAATAGAATGTAGCATAGATAGCCCACAAATTTCTACTAGTGATGAGGTAGAGTATTATACAAAAAAACTTAGGGAATTTATGTTTGAAAAAGTTTATTTAAATAAAAATGCAAAATCTGAAGAAGAAAAGGCCAAGTATGTCATAACAGAATTGTATGACTATTATTTGAGTTATCCAGACAAATTATCTGTTATTGATAAAAAATTTTATGAAGAAAAAAAATTATCTAAAGAAGATATGATTTGTGATTATATTGCAGGAATGACGGATAGATATGCAATAAATTTGTTTTACAATATTTTCATACCTAAACCGTGGGAAAAATATTAA
- the glyQ gene encoding glycine--tRNA ligase subunit alpha — MYFQELMLKLLEYWGSKGCIILEPYDVEKGAGTMNPHTFLRALGPEPWKVVYVEPSRRPADARYGENPNRVYQHHQLQVILKPSPEDVQDLYLESLKAIGIEPLKHDIRFVEDNWEAPTLGAWGLGWEVWLDGMEITQFTYFQQIGSVNCDLESAELTYGLERIAMYLQDVDNIFDIQWNDRIKYGEIFKQAEYEQSVYSFEKANIESLITLFNMYEEEARRAIEEGLVLPSYDYVLKCSHAFNVLDARGAISVTERTHYISRVRNLAKLVAQRYLEEREELGYPLLNKGGVSNE; from the coding sequence ATGTATTTTCAGGAATTAATGCTGAAATTACTTGAATACTGGGGAAGTAAGGGGTGCATTATTCTAGAGCCTTATGATGTAGAAAAAGGTGCTGGGACAATGAATCCACATACTTTTTTAAGGGCATTAGGTCCAGAACCCTGGAAGGTAGTATATGTAGAACCATCAAGGAGACCTGCAGATGCAAGGTATGGAGAAAATCCAAACAGGGTTTATCAACATCATCAACTACAAGTTATTTTAAAACCTTCTCCAGAAGATGTGCAAGATCTTTACTTGGAAAGTTTGAAAGCGATAGGTATAGAACCTTTAAAACATGATATAAGATTTGTTGAAGATAATTGGGAGGCTCCTACTTTAGGTGCTTGGGGTCTAGGCTGGGAAGTATGGTTAGATGGAATGGAAATCACTCAATTTACATATTTTCAACAAATAGGTAGTGTAAACTGCGATTTGGAATCAGCGGAACTTACTTATGGTCTAGAGAGGATAGCAATGTATCTTCAAGATGTAGACAATATATTTGATATTCAGTGGAATGATAGAATTAAATATGGGGAAATATTCAAGCAAGCGGAATATGAACAGTCTGTATACAGTTTTGAAAAAGCTAATATAGAAAGTTTAATTACATTATTCAATATGTATGAAGAAGAAGCAAGAAGAGCTATTGAAGAAGGTCTAGTGCTTCCTAGTTATGATTATGTACTTAAGTGTTCTCATGCGTTCAATGTATTAGATGCTAGAGGTGCTATTTCTGTCACGGAGAGAACTCATTATATAAGTAGAGTTAGAAATCTAGCTAAACTTGTAGCGCAAAGATATTTAGAGGAAAGAGAAGAACTTGGGTATCCCCTCTTAAATAAGGGAGGTGTGTCTAATGAGTAA
- a CDS encoding DUF4342 domain-containing protein codes for MDISLDDIDKVVARTNASYKEAKEALEACDGDVVEAIVYIESKDKTFAQNLGNTGEQIFEKLKESLKKGNVTKIIIRKDGEIIMNIPVTAGAIGTVLSPQIALLGFSTALFSKCTFEIVKENGEVVNINEAVEKKMSGSKQSSDSEDNNA; via the coding sequence ATGGATATATCTTTAGATGATATTGATAAAGTAGTTGCAAGAACTAATGCTAGTTATAAAGAAGCAAAGGAAGCATTGGAAGCTTGTGATGGAGATGTAGTTGAGGCTATTGTCTATATTGAAAGCAAGGATAAAACCTTTGCACAAAATTTAGGAAATACAGGTGAGCAAATATTTGAAAAATTGAAGGAATCTTTAAAAAAAGGTAATGTGACAAAGATAATTATAAGAAAAGATGGAGAAATAATCATGAATATACCAGTTACTGCTGGGGCAATAGGTACAGTATTATCTCCTCAAATTGCACTATTAGGTTTTAGCACAGCTTTATTTTCAAAATGCACCTTTGAAATAGTAAAAGAAAATGGAGAAGTTGTAAATATTAATGAAGCTGTAGAAAAGAAAATGTCAGGCAGTAAGCAATCTTCAGATTCAGAAGATAATAATGCATAG